The proteins below come from a single Saccharopolyspora sp. SCSIO 74807 genomic window:
- a CDS encoding M20/M25/M40 family metallo-hydrolase, translating to MSEQIESASGGADTGLRLAEDEVVGLASELIRIDTTNTGDPATLAGERAGAEYVAEKLAEVGYETTYVESGDHPGRGNVVARLPGADSQRGGLLVHGHLDVVPADPTEWSVHPLSGAVQDGYLWGRGAVDMKDMLAMSLAVARRFKRDGITPPRDIVFAFLADEEAGGLQGAQWLADHRPELFEGCTEAISEVGGYSVTFDDGVRAYLVQTAEKGIRWLKLRARARAGHGSMVHDDNAVTQLAEAVAKLGRHRFPLVLNDSVREFLAGVSELTGWDFPADDLDGAVAKLGGLSRIVGATLRDTANPTMLTAGYKHNVIPSVAEAAVDCRILPGREEAFDRELADLLGPDVEREWVGLPPVETRFEGRLVDNMQASLLAEDPAAKTLPYMMSGGTDAKSFSRLGMNCYGFAPLRLPADLDFSALFHGVDERVPVDALRFGVRVLDRFLRTA from the coding sequence GTGAGTGAGCAGATCGAGAGCGCATCCGGTGGGGCGGACACCGGGCTGCGGCTGGCCGAGGACGAGGTCGTCGGGCTGGCGAGTGAGTTGATCCGGATCGACACGACGAACACCGGTGACCCGGCGACCCTGGCCGGGGAGCGGGCGGGTGCGGAGTACGTCGCCGAGAAGCTCGCCGAGGTCGGGTACGAGACCACCTACGTCGAGTCCGGGGATCACCCTGGCCGGGGCAACGTGGTCGCGCGGTTGCCCGGTGCCGATTCGCAGCGGGGCGGGCTGCTGGTGCACGGGCACTTGGACGTGGTGCCTGCGGATCCCACCGAGTGGTCGGTGCACCCGCTGTCGGGGGCCGTGCAGGACGGTTACCTGTGGGGGCGCGGGGCGGTCGACATGAAGGACATGCTCGCGATGAGCCTCGCGGTGGCGCGGCGGTTCAAGCGGGACGGGATCACGCCGCCGCGGGACATCGTGTTCGCGTTCCTCGCCGACGAGGAAGCCGGCGGGTTGCAGGGCGCGCAGTGGCTGGCCGATCACCGGCCGGAGTTGTTCGAGGGCTGCACCGAGGCGATTAGCGAGGTCGGCGGGTATTCCGTCACCTTCGACGACGGGGTGCGCGCCTATCTCGTGCAGACCGCGGAGAAGGGCATCCGCTGGCTGAAGCTGCGGGCGCGGGCGCGTGCCGGGCACGGGTCGATGGTGCACGACGACAACGCAGTGACCCAGCTCGCCGAGGCCGTGGCCAAGCTCGGCAGGCACCGGTTTCCGCTGGTGCTCAACGATTCCGTGCGGGAGTTCCTGGCGGGGGTCAGCGAGCTGACCGGCTGGGACTTCCCGGCCGACGACCTCGATGGCGCGGTCGCCAAGCTCGGCGGGCTTTCGCGCATCGTGGGCGCGACGCTGCGCGACACCGCGAACCCGACGATGCTCACCGCCGGCTACAAGCACAACGTGATCCCGTCGGTGGCCGAGGCTGCGGTGGACTGCCGGATCCTGCCGGGTCGTGAGGAGGCGTTCGACCGGGAGCTCGCGGACCTGCTGGGGCCGGACGTGGAGCGGGAGTGGGTCGGGCTGCCGCCGGTGGAAACCCGCTTCGAGGGCCGCTTGGTGGACAACATGCAGGCTTCGCTGCTGGCCGAGGACCCGGCCGCGAAGACGCTGCCGTACATGATGTCCGGCGGCACGGACGCGAAGTCGTTCAGCAGGCTCGGCATGAACTGCTACGGGTTCGCCCCGCTGCGACTGCCCGCGGACCTGGACTTCTCGGCGCTGTTCCACGGCGTGGACGAGCGGGTGCCGGTGGATGCGCTGCGCTTCGGGGTCCGGGTGCTGGACCGGTTCCTGCGCACTGCCTGA